Proteins co-encoded in one Candidatus Methanomethylicota archaeon genomic window:
- a CDS encoding cation transporting ATPase C-terminal domain-containing protein translates to PEYIEKPKRWNMKFIRAFMLYLGPVSSLFDFITFFTMLFIFKASEALFQTAWFMESLTSQTLVIFSIRTKRPFWKSIPSRYLLINNLAIVALALILPLTPIGGYFKFVQPPPQFYMALALILLTYISLAEAIKRVFYKRYDKYLEQFQYRRRIAKIYYENIQKITQNLIATICLHEEREIPINTLIEELEDELGEQVDPKQVYRALRHLKNEGLISVSWVEGKVKREDKMKEYVNKIVRRRLNEVAVNWKTARDVLMKRYSKINQEYMDIIRQLSKIEHK, encoded by the coding sequence CCAGAATACATAGAGAAACCTAAAAGGTGGAACATGAAATTCATTAGAGCCTTCATGCTATACCTAGGGCCAGTAAGTTCACTATTCGACTTCATAACATTCTTCACAATGCTATTCATATTCAAAGCTTCAGAAGCACTATTCCAAACAGCATGGTTCATGGAATCACTAACATCACAAACGCTAGTAATATTCTCCATAAGAACCAAGAGACCATTCTGGAAGAGTATTCCAAGCAGATACCTACTAATAAACAATTTAGCAATAGTTGCATTAGCACTAATATTGCCATTAACACCCATAGGTGGATACTTCAAATTCGTACAACCACCACCACAATTCTACATGGCATTGGCACTAATACTGTTAACCTATATATCCCTAGCAGAAGCAATAAAGAGGGTATTCTATAAGAGGTATGATAAATACTTAGAACAATTCCAATACCGTAGAAGAATAGCAAAAATTTACTACGAGAACATCCAGAAGATAACTCAAAACTTAATAGCAACAATATGCCTACATGAAGAAAGGGAGATACCAATAAACACACTCATAGAGGAATTAGAGGATGAATTAGGAGAACAGGTAGATCCAAAACAAGTATACAGAGCATTAAGACACTTGAAAAATGAGGGACTTATATCCGTAAGCTGGGTTGAGGGAAAAGTTAAACGTGAAGATAAAATGAAAGAGTACGTTAACAAAATTGTTAGGAGGAGACTAAATGAAGTTGCCGTAAACTGGAAAACGGCAAGGGATGTGCTTATGAAAAGATACTCAAA